From Butyricimonas paravirosa, one genomic window encodes:
- a CDS encoding SusC/RagA family TonB-linked outer membrane protein — MKKNREPNPLLRLGRKKIIVMMRLVISFCLLGLVHIPEIACAQVKRVSLEVKDMSINQALRALGKEFGKDFFYSNVQVDMNEKVSVNLKNVTIEDALKQIFNGKQVRYEEKENFVLILEVWEEKKGQLVKEVNGFVYDENAQPLPGVTVLIKGTSVGFSSDVNGKFKYALAMKLPVTLVFTSIGYEKQEVVVEDSTKVVNVRMKPDVTEVEEVVVTGYATIRKSSFTGAYTEVKREELLKVSQGNVIAALQVFDPSLRIMENNEMGSDPNTLPEFYVRGRSGISGVSELEVLQSETSEYALTANPNLPVFILDGYEVSAEKIYDMDPNLIENITILKDAAATAIYGSRAANGVIVIESVAPTVGKLNVTYNLTGSITQPDLTSYSLMDAREKLEAEVAAGLLDADDPLGLGTTYASRLADWRMKNNYVTRGVDTYWLSKPLRTGVNHNHSLNINGGMEAIRFALNLRYGMDNGVMKKSLRERFSVGLKLDYRMKSWQVTNDVSFARTVSENSPYGSFGDYVKMQPYFAPYDLETGELVNRLPKVYGQNSGSVNPLYEALMVNNESGSSYNQFTNNLGFNITFLENFLLKGTLSINYKDTKTRNFKDPASATFDGKDVLERGTLSESRSENFSWDMSLLLSYNRVFKDHNVNLSVGMNVQDSKSEYESTKYIGFPSSDLNKPQYANKLSSNIPTFSDNHTRLFGVFMMGNYSYKNIYLVDVSVRTDGSSEFGSDRRFATFYSAGLGVNMHNYRFLVDNRVFSQLRIRGTWGETGKVNYPPFAARHTYTVQAGAWHTTGMGATLTYMGNENLSWEKTSTLNLGLDLTLFKRYTLNLSWYDKVTNDLITDVAIVPSSGFTSYKDNMGKVRNRGVEVNLNVNAIQKQDWGLNVFFRASHNKNRIMEISDALKEYNQKVDDYYSKYPNYNKPLLKYTEGASLTSIYAVRSLGISPANGQEVFLDANGNVTYDWNTTNQVVVGNTEPKLQGSFGFNFRWKRWTLFTAALFETGGDLYNSTLVDNVECADIWGSNVDKRVYTQRWLEPGDVAPLKSIKDRYQVTRPTSRFVQRNRLVNCNSLSLGYEFDPHLVSRIGFSRMKLQLNMNEIAYTSSVKRERGLSYPFARTFNFTLNATF; from the coding sequence ATGAAAAAAAATCGAGAGCCTAATCCGTTATTGCGGTTAGGACGAAAAAAAATCATTGTAATGATGCGGTTGGTAATATCCTTCTGTTTGTTGGGGCTCGTGCATATTCCCGAAATAGCGTGTGCGCAAGTGAAACGGGTGTCTTTAGAGGTAAAAGATATGTCGATAAATCAAGCGTTACGGGCGTTAGGAAAGGAATTTGGCAAAGATTTCTTTTATAGTAATGTGCAAGTGGATATGAATGAGAAGGTGAGTGTGAATTTGAAAAACGTGACTATTGAAGATGCGTTGAAACAGATATTTAATGGTAAACAGGTTCGCTATGAGGAAAAGGAGAATTTCGTGTTGATCTTGGAAGTGTGGGAAGAGAAAAAGGGGCAATTGGTAAAAGAGGTTAATGGTTTCGTGTATGACGAAAATGCGCAGCCCTTGCCTGGGGTGACGGTTTTAATTAAAGGTACGAGCGTGGGATTTTCTAGCGATGTCAACGGGAAGTTTAAATATGCTTTGGCAATGAAACTACCCGTGACGTTGGTATTTACATCAATCGGTTACGAGAAGCAGGAAGTGGTAGTTGAGGATAGTACGAAGGTTGTGAACGTGAGGATGAAACCGGATGTGACGGAAGTTGAGGAAGTCGTTGTTACAGGATATGCAACCATTCGTAAATCTAGTTTTACGGGAGCTTACACGGAAGTAAAGCGGGAAGAATTATTGAAGGTTTCTCAAGGTAATGTGATTGCAGCTTTGCAGGTTTTTGATCCTTCGTTACGTATCATGGAGAATAACGAGATGGGATCTGATCCGAATACATTACCAGAGTTTTACGTGCGGGGGCGTTCTGGGATTAGTGGAGTCTCCGAGTTAGAGGTGTTGCAATCTGAAACGTCGGAATATGCGTTAACAGCTAACCCGAATTTACCTGTTTTTATTTTAGACGGGTATGAAGTGTCTGCGGAGAAGATTTATGATATGGACCCGAATCTGATTGAGAATATAACGATATTGAAAGATGCGGCGGCAACAGCGATTTACGGTTCTCGTGCAGCTAACGGAGTGATTGTTATCGAATCGGTGGCCCCGACCGTGGGAAAATTGAACGTGACGTATAATTTGACAGGGTCTATAACGCAGCCGGATTTGACATCTTATAGCTTGATGGATGCCCGGGAAAAGTTAGAGGCAGAAGTTGCAGCAGGTTTGTTGGATGCGGATGATCCTTTGGGATTGGGGACTACTTATGCTTCCCGGTTGGCAGATTGGAGAATGAAGAATAATTATGTAACTCGCGGGGTAGACACTTATTGGCTTTCTAAGCCTTTACGGACGGGAGTTAATCATAATCATAGTTTGAATATAAACGGGGGGATGGAGGCGATTCGTTTTGCGTTGAATTTACGTTATGGAATGGATAACGGGGTGATGAAGAAGTCTTTACGTGAACGTTTTAGTGTTGGGTTGAAGTTAGATTACCGGATGAAATCGTGGCAAGTGACAAATGATGTCTCTTTTGCTCGTACGGTTTCTGAGAATTCTCCTTACGGTTCTTTTGGAGATTATGTAAAAATGCAACCTTATTTTGCCCCATATGATTTGGAAACCGGGGAGTTAGTAAATCGTTTACCCAAAGTTTACGGGCAGAATTCCGGATCGGTGAATCCGCTTTACGAGGCGTTGATGGTGAATAACGAGAGTGGAAGTAGCTATAATCAATTCACGAATAATCTAGGGTTTAATATTACTTTTTTAGAGAATTTCTTGTTGAAAGGTACGTTGAGTATAAACTATAAGGATACGAAAACACGGAACTTTAAAGATCCAGCTTCCGCGACTTTTGATGGTAAGGATGTTTTGGAACGAGGTACGTTGAGCGAGTCGCGATCGGAAAATTTTAGTTGGGATATGAGTCTTTTGTTGAGTTATAATCGGGTGTTCAAAGATCATAATGTTAATTTGAGCGTGGGGATGAACGTGCAGGATTCTAAAAGTGAGTATGAGTCAACAAAATATATAGGATTCCCTTCTTCTGATTTGAATAAACCTCAGTATGCTAATAAATTATCTAGTAATATACCCACTTTTTCTGATAACCACACGAGGTTATTCGGGGTGTTTATGATGGGGAATTATTCGTATAAGAATATTTATTTGGTAGATGTTTCCGTTCGAACGGATGGATCGTCCGAGTTCGGTAGTGACCGGCGTTTTGCAACTTTTTATTCTGCCGGATTGGGAGTTAACATGCATAATTATAGATTTTTAGTGGATAACCGTGTTTTTTCTCAGTTACGAATTCGAGGGACATGGGGAGAGACTGGTAAGGTGAATTATCCTCCTTTTGCCGCTCGTCACACGTATACGGTGCAGGCGGGAGCTTGGCATACGACCGGGATGGGAGCTACATTGACTTATATGGGGAATGAGAATTTGTCGTGGGAGAAAACGTCAACGTTGAATTTAGGGTTGGATTTGACTCTTTTTAAACGTTATACACTTAATTTGTCGTGGTATGATAAGGTTACAAATGATTTGATCACGGATGTAGCTATTGTGCCGTCTTCGGGTTTTACGAGTTATAAAGATAATATGGGTAAAGTGAGAAACCGGGGTGTTGAGGTTAACCTAAACGTGAATGCGATTCAAAAGCAGGATTGGGGATTGAACGTGTTTTTCCGTGCATCTCATAACAAAAATCGAATAATGGAGATTTCTGATGCGTTGAAAGAATATAATCAGAAGGTGGATGATTATTATTCGAAGTATCCTAATTATAATAAACCGTTGTTGAAATACACGGAAGGGGCTTCATTGACGTCAATCTATGCTGTTCGGTCGTTGGGAATATCTCCGGCGAACGGGCAAGAAGTATTTCTTGATGCAAATGGAAATGTTACCTATGATTGGAATACGACGAATCAGGTTGTAGTGGGTAATACGGAGCCTAAGTTGCAGGGATCTTTTGGATTCAATTTCCGTTGGAAGAGGTGGACATTGTTTACGGCAGCTTTGTTCGAGACAGGAGGTGATTTGTATAATTCAACTTTGGTGGATAACGTGGAGTGTGCCGATATATGGGGTAGTAACGTGGACAAAAGAGTGTACACGCAACGCTGGCTGGAGCCGGGGGATGTTGCCCCGTTGAAATCGATCAAGGATCGTTACCAGGTGACCCGTCCAACTTCCCGTTTTGTTCAAAGAAATCGTTTGGTGAATTGTAACTCTCTTTCTTTAGGATACGAGTTCGATCCTCATTTGGTTAGTCGAATTGGTTTTAGCCGGATGAAACTTCAGTTGAATATGAACGAGATTGCTTACACGTCCTCGGTAAAACGAGAAAGAGGGTTGTCTTACCCGTTTGCGAGAACATTTAATTTTACCTTGAATGCAACTTTTTAA
- a CDS encoding FecR domain-containing protein, translating to MDERIEELLIKRVDGELSFEEEREIQLWIEESVEHERVYREFETVRKHLDVMRVEFHPDVQECLQIIKKRGKKRVRLIATWMRYVALWILGASVGGYLFWWNLEDEEKMYRFFAEGAVPRNERAYLVTAGGEKIVIDEGMRDTVLLGSEEKIVRIDSDKVLRYEGYKIDEVKENKMYELVIPRGGEYRVVLEDGTIVWLNSASSLKIPERFIGEERQVYLTGEAYFKVKRDSLRSFCVVTERAKVQVLGTEFNVSAYGDDRDVVTTLVNGMVRVELQKGEFVELKPGEQARTAGEDIEVRKVDVAFETSWITGKYSFDNVRLEELVRQVSRWYDVNISFEEEALKEVRFSGAVLKFRPLEDLIEMIEATSFVQFRVKDNSIIISKR from the coding sequence ATGGATGAGAGAATAGAAGAATTATTGATAAAACGTGTGGATGGAGAGCTTTCGTTTGAGGAAGAGCGAGAGATTCAATTATGGATTGAAGAGTCGGTGGAACATGAACGTGTGTACCGGGAATTTGAAACTGTACGTAAGCATTTGGATGTGATGAGAGTGGAATTTCATCCAGATGTTCAAGAATGTTTACAAATCATCAAAAAACGAGGAAAGAAACGGGTGCGTCTTATTGCAACTTGGATGCGTTATGTGGCTTTATGGATATTGGGGGCAAGTGTGGGGGGATATTTGTTTTGGTGGAATTTGGAAGATGAGGAGAAAATGTATCGTTTTTTTGCGGAGGGGGCTGTTCCTAGAAATGAACGTGCTTATTTGGTTACAGCTGGCGGAGAGAAAATAGTAATAGATGAAGGAATGAGAGATACCGTATTGTTAGGAAGTGAAGAAAAGATCGTACGCATCGATTCTGATAAAGTGTTACGTTATGAAGGGTACAAAATTGATGAGGTAAAAGAGAATAAAATGTATGAGTTGGTCATTCCTCGAGGGGGGGAGTATCGTGTTGTTCTGGAGGATGGTACGATTGTCTGGTTAAATTCAGCCTCGTCGTTGAAAATTCCAGAGCGCTTTATAGGAGAGGAACGGCAAGTGTATTTAACGGGAGAAGCGTATTTTAAGGTGAAACGAGATTCATTACGGTCGTTTTGTGTGGTAACGGAACGAGCGAAAGTGCAAGTTTTAGGGACTGAATTTAACGTGTCTGCATACGGGGATGATCGAGATGTGGTAACTACATTGGTAAATGGAATGGTACGGGTGGAATTGCAGAAGGGGGAGTTCGTGGAGTTGAAACCGGGAGAGCAAGCTCGGACAGCGGGAGAAGATATTGAGGTTCGTAAGGTGGATGTGGCATTCGAAACCTCTTGGATAACAGGGAAATATAGTTTCGATAATGTTCGGTTGGAGGAGCTTGTGCGTCAGGTATCTCGTTGGTATGACGTGAATATATCTTTCGAAGAGGAGGCGTTAAAGGAAGTCCGTTTTTCGGGTGCGGTGTTGAAATTCCGTCCTTTGGAGGATTTGATTGAAATGATCGAGGCCACGAGTTTCGTGCAGTTTCGAGTAAAGGATAATAGTATAATTATTTCAAAAAGATAA
- a CDS encoding RNA polymerase sigma-70 factor yields MKECDIYEHDIHVLISDLKSGQESAFDYLFVTRYKELCRFARAFVGSYEAAEDIVQDVFIKIWENNLRISNGVSLDSYLYVAVRNGCVSYIRRVKPSEGLEVIAEREVEETLLEDWKFVWDAVEELPERCRLVLKLVVLEDMKYAEVAERLDISINTVKGQMKIAYRELRKKFSTGQLVLLYGLFRLNRY; encoded by the coding sequence ATGAAAGAATGTGACATATACGAGCATGATATTCATGTATTGATAAGTGATTTGAAAAGTGGTCAAGAATCAGCGTTTGACTATTTATTTGTAACTCGTTACAAGGAATTATGTCGGTTTGCCCGGGCGTTTGTTGGTTCGTACGAAGCCGCAGAGGATATTGTGCAAGATGTTTTTATAAAGATTTGGGAGAATAATTTGAGGATTAGTAATGGTGTCTCGCTGGATAGTTATTTGTATGTTGCGGTTAGAAATGGTTGTGTCAGTTATATTCGTCGTGTAAAACCGAGTGAGGGATTGGAGGTTATTGCAGAACGAGAGGTGGAAGAAACGTTGTTAGAGGATTGGAAGTTTGTTTGGGATGCTGTGGAGGAGTTGCCCGAACGTTGTCGTCTTGTTTTGAAGTTGGTTGTTTTGGAAGATATGAAATATGCTGAGGTAGCAGAGAGATTGGATATATCGATTAACACCGTGAAAGGTCAAATGAAAATAGCTTATCGAGAGTTAAGGAAGAAATTTTCAACGGGGCAACTTGTGTTACTGTATGGTCTGTTTCGTTTGAATCGCTATTAG
- a CDS encoding VOC family protein — MEVKGRFDHFNFNVLDLDRSIRFYEKALGLKEVRRMEAPDGSFILVYMGEEKTGFLLELTWLRDRKEPYDLGEGEFHLCMRVPGDYDAVRAYHKQMDCVCYENTDMGLYFINDPDGYWIEILPEQK; from the coding sequence ATGGAAGTAAAGGGTAGATTTGATCATTTCAATTTTAATGTACTTGATCTGGATAGGAGTATTCGCTTTTACGAGAAAGCGTTGGGATTAAAGGAAGTACGTCGGATGGAAGCTCCGGATGGTTCTTTTATTTTAGTGTATATGGGAGAAGAGAAGACGGGTTTTCTATTGGAATTAACTTGGTTGAGGGATCGCAAGGAACCCTATGATCTAGGGGAAGGGGAGTTTCATCTCTGTATGCGTGTCCCTGGGGACTATGATGCCGTCCGGGCCTATCACAAACAGATGGATTGTGTGTGCTACGAGAACACGGATATGGGACTTTATTTTATCAATGATCCGGATGGTTATTGGATAGAGATTTTGCCGGAACAAAAATGA
- a CDS encoding MBL fold metallo-hydrolase yields MKLIYIYHSCFALVGESFTVIIDYYKDSASQPLTGVVHDELIKRPGKLYVLSSHSHADHFNPEVLKWKKMHPDIQYVFSKDILENGLARLNDACYLSKGETWSDGVLEVEAFGSTDLGISFLLRLDGKLIFHAGDLNNWHWKEESTEEEVREAGNAYLAELEILARRTDRMDLVMFPVDPRLGREYMLGAKQFVDRFRVGMFVPMHFDEKYAHTHAFREYAESRGVRFVELTYRGEEFKI; encoded by the coding sequence ATGAAATTAATTTATATATACCATAGTTGTTTTGCCTTGGTGGGAGAGAGTTTTACGGTAATCATTGATTATTATAAAGACTCGGCATCGCAACCATTGACGGGAGTTGTACACGATGAGTTGATCAAACGACCCGGAAAATTGTACGTGTTGTCCTCTCATTCTCATGCTGATCACTTTAACCCGGAGGTGTTGAAGTGGAAGAAGATGCATCCGGATATTCAATATGTTTTTTCAAAAGATATTCTTGAAAATGGGTTAGCTCGATTGAATGATGCTTGTTATTTATCAAAAGGTGAGACCTGGTCGGATGGGGTGTTGGAGGTAGAGGCCTTTGGATCAACGGATTTAGGTATTTCTTTCCTTTTACGGCTGGATGGGAAATTGATTTTTCATGCCGGGGATTTGAATAACTGGCATTGGAAGGAGGAATCGACAGAAGAGGAAGTTCGTGAGGCGGGAAACGCTTACTTGGCTGAATTGGAGATACTTGCCCGGAGAACAGACCGGATGGATCTTGTGATGTTTCCCGTTGATCCCCGGTTAGGACGGGAATATATGTTGGGAGCCAAGCAATTCGTGGATCGTTTTCGTGTGGGGATGTTTGTCCCGATGCATTTCGATGAGAAGTATGCCCATACCCATGCTTTTCGAGAATATGCGGAAAGTCGGGGCGTGCGTTTCGTGGAATTGACTTATAGGGGGGAAGAGTTTAAAATTTAG
- a CDS encoding uracil-xanthine permease family protein: protein MKYELNDKPGMLPMLMYGLQWWIVSLPCVVIMGIIVSQLHYTDVMEQTFYLQKLFGIMGIAMIVQVLWGHRLPLIIGPASVLLIGILSTVSSGIPAVYTGIMVGGLVLTVLAYSGLLGKLQFVFTPRIVTVILILIAFTLTPVILKLVLGDAVHALFNLFLTLVMVLALVIGNKLLRGIWKSTTVLWGIVGGVLVYYGVFGFPMLPSTEAGIIPEQATVFNFPLDFEAGTILAFLFCYIALIVNELGSIQAVGHMLQADRMDQRTTRGVGIVGVTNVLSGLFGVIGPVDYSMSPGVISATGCASRYTLLPAGAGLILCAFFPSVVGMLVTIPGVVMGAILLYLMATQLAAGLQMLVREKAITDFDSGVVVGLPLMVALLLSFAPEEVLNLIPSLFKPIVGNGFVMGVITVLIMEHLIFKKK from the coding sequence ATGAAATACGAGTTGAATGATAAGCCGGGGATGTTACCCATGTTGATGTACGGGTTGCAGTGGTGGATTGTCTCCCTTCCTTGTGTGGTGATCATGGGAATTATCGTGTCGCAACTTCATTACACGGATGTGATGGAGCAGACATTTTATTTGCAAAAATTGTTCGGGATCATGGGGATAGCGATGATTGTACAGGTGTTGTGGGGACATCGTTTGCCGCTGATTATCGGACCGGCATCGGTGTTGTTGATTGGGATTCTATCCACCGTGTCGTCGGGGATTCCGGCTGTTTACACGGGGATTATGGTGGGCGGTCTCGTGTTGACTGTGCTGGCATATAGCGGGTTATTGGGAAAGTTGCAATTCGTGTTTACGCCCCGTATCGTTACGGTGATCTTGATTTTGATTGCATTCACGCTGACACCGGTAATCTTGAAACTAGTGTTGGGAGACGCGGTACATGCTTTGTTTAATTTGTTTCTCACGCTGGTGATGGTGCTGGCTTTGGTAATCGGGAATAAATTGTTGCGGGGAATATGGAAGTCAACCACGGTGTTATGGGGAATTGTGGGGGGCGTGTTGGTGTATTACGGGGTGTTTGGTTTTCCGATGTTGCCTTCAACGGAAGCCGGGATAATACCGGAACAAGCGACTGTTTTTAATTTCCCATTGGACTTCGAGGCGGGGACGATTCTGGCCTTTTTATTTTGTTATATAGCTTTGATCGTGAACGAGCTTGGTTCAATACAAGCCGTTGGACATATGTTACAGGCTGATCGAATGGATCAGCGTACAACTCGGGGTGTCGGGATCGTGGGAGTGACGAACGTCCTGTCCGGTTTGTTCGGCGTGATTGGCCCGGTGGATTACTCCATGAGTCCGGGAGTGATTTCTGCCACGGGGTGCGCTTCTCGTTATACCTTGTTACCTGCCGGGGCTGGATTGATTTTGTGTGCCTTTTTTCCTTCTGTTGTGGGTATGTTGGTGACGATACCGGGTGTGGTGATGGGTGCGATTTTGCTCTATTTGATGGCGACGCAATTGGCCGCCGGCTTACAGATGTTGGTAAGGGAGAAGGCGATCACGGATTTTGATAGCGGGGTCGTTGTGGGGTTACCGTTGATGGTTGCCCTGTTGTTATCGTTTGCCCCGGAGGAGGTGTTGAATTTGATACCTTCTTTGTTCAAGCCGATCGTCGGGAATGGTTTCGTGATGGGGGTGATTACCGTGTTAATCATGGAACACTTGATTTTTAAGAAGAAATAA
- a CDS encoding RNA polymerase sigma factor encodes MDKQQDQPPRKINISEVFKKYQGQLKSFIAKRVTAKEDREDILQDVFYQLLKTDPVAPPVQQISAWLYTVTRNLIIDRKRKHREKEIPQARTEEGETFILKEVSECLFDADNSPEKEYMRSLVWEELDKALAELPDEQRIVFELNELQNFSFKEISESSGIPVNTLISRKRYAVLYLRERLYNIYEELLGE; translated from the coding sequence ATGGATAAGCAACAAGACCAGCCTCCCCGTAAGATAAACATATCAGAGGTTTTCAAGAAATATCAGGGGCAACTAAAAAGTTTCATTGCCAAACGGGTTACCGCCAAAGAAGACCGGGAAGACATCCTACAAGATGTCTTTTACCAGTTACTTAAAACGGACCCGGTGGCTCCTCCCGTGCAACAAATTTCGGCTTGGCTCTACACAGTTACCCGCAATCTTATCATTGACCGGAAAAGAAAACATCGGGAAAAAGAAATACCGCAAGCCCGAACAGAAGAGGGAGAAACGTTTATCCTGAAAGAAGTATCCGAATGTCTCTTTGATGCGGACAATTCTCCGGAAAAAGAATACATGCGCTCATTGGTCTGGGAAGAACTTGACAAGGCCTTGGCAGAACTTCCCGACGAGCAACGAATTGTATTCGAGTTGAATGAATTACAGAACTTTTCATTCAAAGAAATATCAGAAAGTTCCGGTATTCCAGTCAACACCCTTATTTCCCGGAAACGATATGCCGTTCTATATCTCCGGGAAAGACTTTACAATATATACGAAGAACTACTTGGCGAATAA
- a CDS encoding DUF4261 domain-containing protein, with protein sequence MDDQQKDQEVFRQNLNEKGNFQTLFQIYLLFTHKGSRPDGKDIQKTLLSKFEKVDIVANVKDSLSTFAIWKYIVEYKDNQRLPAQVLMSDFENFDGNNIDLMQRSQLWDCPEKDEILANCKYKIMLSDFMASGLPYKERCAMLTEWLETTLELFPDCVAVWTPSSGKLLTREQVLNNPWAAPARFLHFGMNIRFFNIQNTNDMMVDTLGLYAIGLPDIQYHFHDLDPNAVVNHAYNAAAYIFDTNASIKDGETIDGISEQGIDRSIQWKCQYERSLIQPDREVMDICPGEYAAGERE encoded by the coding sequence ATGGACGATCAGCAAAAAGATCAGGAAGTATTTCGCCAAAATCTGAACGAGAAAGGAAATTTCCAAACTCTATTCCAAATATACCTGCTATTTACCCACAAAGGTTCACGCCCTGACGGGAAGGATATTCAGAAAACATTATTATCCAAATTCGAAAAGGTAGATATAGTAGCCAACGTGAAGGATTCTCTCTCAACTTTTGCTATCTGGAAATACATCGTGGAATACAAGGATAATCAACGACTGCCCGCACAAGTATTGATGTCCGACTTCGAAAACTTCGATGGAAACAATATCGACTTGATGCAACGCAGTCAGTTATGGGATTGCCCGGAAAAAGACGAGATTCTCGCCAATTGCAAATATAAAATCATGCTTTCCGACTTCATGGCTTCCGGTCTCCCTTATAAAGAACGTTGTGCCATGTTAACGGAATGGCTGGAAACTACCCTCGAACTATTTCCGGACTGTGTTGCCGTGTGGACTCCCTCAAGCGGCAAACTGCTAACCCGTGAACAGGTTTTAAACAACCCGTGGGCCGCTCCAGCACGATTCCTTCATTTTGGGATGAACATTCGTTTTTTCAACATACAAAACACGAACGACATGATGGTGGACACGCTCGGGCTATACGCTATCGGTTTACCCGACATCCAGTACCATTTCCACGATCTGGATCCCAACGCCGTGGTTAACCATGCCTACAACGCTGCGGCATACATTTTCGACACGAACGCTTCCATCAAGGACGGGGAAACCATCGACGGGATCTCGGAACAAGGCATTGACCGCAGCATACAATGGAAATGCCAATACGAACGATCCCTCATCCAACCCGACCGGGAAGTCATGGACATCTGTCCCGGAGAATACGCGGCAGGTGAAAGGGAATAA
- a CDS encoding flavodoxin family protein, protein MKVIAINGSPHPQGNTFHALKNIGEELKKENIEFEILQVGSQNIHGCMGCNMCFRNKNEKCVITNDSFNELLQKIKDVDGIILGSPVHFSGIAGTMKCFLDRAFYVSGANGNWFRHKVGTAIVAVRRSGGSHTLDGLYHYLTYSEMLIPSSNYWNIIHGLKAGEAIQDAEGNQIMRVLGKNMAWLLKMREQTKDTLAAPETETKIMTNFIR, encoded by the coding sequence ATGAAAGTAATAGCAATCAACGGAAGTCCCCATCCACAGGGGAACACCTTCCATGCTTTAAAAAACATTGGTGAGGAATTAAAAAAAGAAAACATAGAGTTTGAAATACTCCAAGTCGGGAGCCAGAATATTCACGGGTGCATGGGATGCAATATGTGTTTCCGGAACAAAAACGAGAAATGCGTAATCACAAACGACTCATTCAACGAACTACTACAAAAGATCAAAGACGTTGACGGCATTATCCTAGGTTCACCCGTTCATTTTTCCGGTATTGCCGGAACCATGAAATGCTTTCTCGACCGGGCATTCTACGTTTCCGGGGCTAATGGCAACTGGTTCCGTCACAAGGTCGGTACAGCAATTGTTGCTGTTCGTCGTTCAGGAGGTTCCCATACACTCGACGGGCTGTATCATTATCTCACGTATTCTGAAATGCTTATTCCCTCATCTAATTACTGGAACATCATCCACGGGTTGAAAGCCGGAGAGGCCATTCAAGATGCAGAAGGAAACCAAATCATGCGAGTACTTGGGAAAAACATGGCATGGCTACTGAAAATGAGAGAGCAAACAAAAGATACACTTGCAGCCCCGGAAACTGAAACCAAAATAATGACAAACTTTATCCGGTAA
- a CDS encoding class I SAM-dependent methyltransferase, translated as MKENKYDDEKFFHQYSQMSRSVDGLKGAGEWHVLQKMLPDFQGKRVLDLGCGFGWHCQYAIEHGAVHALGIDLSHKMLEEATKRNNSPRIEYKCMAIEDFDYTPESYDIVISSLTFHYLESFPDICKKVHRCLTPGGAFVFSVEHPVFTAYGSQDWFYDKQRNILHWPVDRYFSEGKREAIFLGENVTKFHKTLTTYVNGLIQNGFEITGLVEPEPDKTLLDSIPGMRDELRRPMMLIIAAIKK; from the coding sequence ATGAAAGAAAATAAATACGACGACGAGAAATTCTTCCATCAATATAGTCAAATGTCCCGTTCCGTAGATGGCCTTAAAGGAGCCGGGGAATGGCACGTATTACAAAAAATGCTCCCGGACTTCCAAGGGAAACGAGTACTGGATTTAGGCTGTGGTTTCGGGTGGCATTGTCAATATGCTATTGAACATGGCGCAGTCCACGCCTTGGGAATTGATCTTTCACACAAAATGTTGGAAGAGGCCACCAAACGAAACAACTCTCCTCGCATCGAATACAAATGTATGGCGATCGAAGACTTTGATTACACACCCGAGAGTTATGACATTGTCATCAGCTCTCTTACCTTTCATTATTTGGAATCATTTCCGGATATTTGCAAGAAGGTACACCGATGCCTCACTCCCGGGGGAGCCTTTGTTTTCTCTGTCGAGCATCCCGTGTTTACAGCTTACGGTAGTCAAGACTGGTTCTATGACAAACAAAGAAACATACTCCACTGGCCGGTGGACCGCTATTTCTCGGAAGGAAAACGAGAGGCCATTTTCTTGGGCGAAAACGTGACCAAATTCCACAAAACACTAACTACCTATGTAAATGGACTTATCCAAAACGGTTTTGAAATCACCGGACTCGTGGAACCGGAACCGGATAAAACTCTTCTGGATTCCATTCCGGGTATGCGTGACGAACTACGACGTCCCATGATGTTAATCATCGCCGCTATCAAGAAATAA